A window from Nomascus leucogenys isolate Asia chromosome 24, Asia_NLE_v1, whole genome shotgun sequence encodes these proteins:
- the MIB2 gene encoding E3 ubiquitin-protein ligase MIB2 isoform X6, with the protein MAAAPQRGRALDSRRWGPTVSSRRSPQCPVAQEGLGARGRPQVAPGSLARCGPSSRLMFWKPSEARGQSQSLQASELQPRSLKAARRATGRPDRSRAAPPNMDPDPQAGVQVGMRVVRGVDWKWGQQDGGEGGVGTVVELGRHGSPSTPDRTVVVQWDQGTRTNYRAGYQGAHDLLLYDNAQIGVRHPNIICDCCKKHGLRGMRWKCRVCLDYDLCTQCYMHNKHELAHAFDRYETAHSRPVTLSPRQGLPRIPLRGIFQGAKVVRGPDWEWGSQDGGEGKPGRVVDIRGWDVETGRSVASVTWADGTTNVYRVGHKGKVDLKCVGEAAGGFYYKDHLPRLGKPAELQRRVSADSQPFQHGDKVKCLLDTDILREMQEGHGGWNPRMAEFIGQTGTVHRITDRGDVRVQFNHETRWTFHPGALTKHHSFWVGDVVRVIGDLDTVKRLQAGHGEWTDDMAPALGRVGKVVKVFGDGNLRVAVAGQRWTFSPSCLVAYRPEEDANLDVAERARENKSSLSVALDKLRAQKSDPEHPGRLVVEVALGNAARALDLLRRRPEQVDTKNQGRTALQMAAYLGQVELVRLLLQARAGVDLPDDEGNTALHYAALGNQPEAARVLLNAGGRADAINSTQSTALHVAVQRGFLEVVRALCERGCDVNLPDVHSDTPLHSAISAGTGASGIVEVLTEVPTIDVTATNSQGFTLLHHASLKGHALAVRKILTRARQLVDAKKEDGFTALHLAALNNHREVAQILIREGRCDVNVRNRKLQSPLHLAVQQAHVGLVPLLVDAGCSVNAEDEEGDTALHVALQRHQLLPLVADGAGGDPGPLQLLSRLQASGLPGSAELTVGAAVACFLALEGADVSYTNHRGRSPLDLAAEGRVLKALQGCAQRFRERQAGGGAAPGPRHTLGTPNTVTNLHVGAAPGPEAAECLVCSELALLVLFSPCQHRTVCEECARRMKKCIRCQVVVSKKLRPDGSEVASAPPAPGPPRQLVEELQSRYRQMEERITCPICIDSHIRLVFQCGHGACAPCGSALSACPICRQPIRDRIQIFV; encoded by the exons ATGGCCGCGGCGCCCCAGCGGGGGCGGGCCCTAGACTCCCGCCGTTGGGGTCCCACAGTTTCCAGCCGCCGCTCTCCTCAGTGCCCGGTGGCCCAGGAGGGCCTGGGAGCCCGAGGCCGTCCCCAAGTCGCTCCTGGGTCACTGGCGCGATGCGGGCCGTCCTCTCGGCTGATGTT TTGGAAGCCCAGCGAGGCTAGAGGCCAGTCCCAAAGTCTCCAGGCATCAGAGCTGCAGCCCAGGAGCCTCAAGGCGGCCCGGCGGGCGACTGGACGGCCGGACAG GTCCCGAGCAGCCCCGCCCAACATGGACCCAGACCCCCAGGCGGGCGTGCAGGTGGGCATGCGGGTGGTGCGCGGCGTGGACTGGAAGTGGGGCCAGCAGGACGGCGGCGAGGGCGGCGTGGGCACGGTGGTGGAGCTTGGCCGCCACGGCAGCCCCTCGACACCCGACCGCACAGTGGTCGTGCAGTGGGACCAGGGCACGCGCACCAACTACCGCGCCGGCTACCAGGGCGCACACGACCTGCTGCTCTACGACAACGCCCAGATCG gCGTCCGGCACCCCAACATCATCTGTGACTGCTGCAAGAAGCACGGGCTACGGGGGATGCGCTGGAAGTGCCGCGTGTGCCTGGACTACGACCTCTGCACGCAGTGCTACATGCACAACAAGCACGAACTCGCCCACGCCTTCGACCGCTACGAGACCGCTCACTCGCGCCC TGTCACACTGAGTCCCCGCCAGGGCCTCCCGAGGATCCCACTAAGGGGCATCTTCCAGGGAGCGAAGGTGGTGCGAGGCCCCGACTGGGAGTGGGGCTCACAGGATG gaggggaagggaaaccAGGCCGTGTGGTGGACATCCGTGGCTGGGATGTGGAGACAGGCCGGAGTGTGGCCAGCGTGACGTGGGCTGATGGTACCACCAACGTGTACCGTGTGGGCCACAAGGGCAAGGTGGACCTCAAGTGTGTGGGCGAGGCAGCGGGCGGCTTCTACTACAAGGACCACCTCCCAAGGCTTG GCAAGCCGGCCGAGCTGCAGCGCAGGGTGAGTGCTGACAGCCAGCCCTTCCAGCACGGGGACAAGGTCAAATGTCTGCTGGACACTGACATCCTGCGGGAGATGCAGGAAGGCCATGGCGGCTGGAACCCCAGGATGGCGGAG TTTATCGGACAGACGGGCACCGTGCATCGCATCACGGACCGAGGGGACGTGCGCGTGCAGTTCAACCACGAGACGCGCTGGACCTTCCACCCCGGGGCGCTCACCAAG CACCACTCCTTCTGGGTGGGCGACGTGGTCCGGGTCATCGGCGACCTTGACACAGTGAAGCggctgcaggctgggcacggcgAGTGGACAGACGACATGGCCCCT GCCCTGGGCCGCGTCGGAAAAGTGGTGAAAGTGTTTGGAGACGGGAACCTGCGTGTAGCAGTCGCTGGTCAGCGGTGGACCTTCAGCCCCTCCTGCCTGGTGGCCTACAGGCCCGAGGAGGATGCCAACCTGGATGTGGCTGAGCGCGCCCGGGAGAACAAAA GCTCACTGAGTGTGGCCCTGGACAAGCTTCGGGCCCAGAAGAGTGACCCAGAGCACCCGGGAAGGCTGGTGGTGGAGGTGGCGCTGGGTAACGCAGCCCGGGCTCTGGACCTGCTGCGGAGGCGCCCAGAGCAG GTGGACACCAAGAACCAAGGCCGGACCGCTCTGCAAATGGCTGCCTACTTGGGCCAGGTGGAGTTGGTACGGCTGCTGCTACAAGCCAGGGCAGGTGTGGACCTGCCAGACGACGAGGGCAACACGGCGCTGCACTACGCAGCCCTGGG GAACCAGCCCGAGGCCGCCAGGGTGCTCCTGAATGCTGGGGGCCGGGCGGACGCCATCAACAGCACCCAGAGCACAGCACTGCACGTGGCTGTGCAGaggggcttcctggaggtggtgCGGGCCCTGTGTGAGCGTGGCTGTGACGTCAACCTGCCC GACGTCCACTCGGACACGCCCCTGCACTCCGCCATCTCAGCGGGTACTGGAGCCAGCGGCATCGTCGAGGTCCTCACGGAGGTGCCAACCATCGATGTCACCGCCACCAACAGCCAGGGTTTCACCCTGCTGCACCATGCCTCCCTCAAGGGCCACGCGCT AGCTGTGAGAAAGATTCTGACTCGGGCGCGGCAGCTGGTGGACGCCAAGAAGGAGGACGGCTTCACGGCGCTGCACCTGGCCGCCCTCAACAACCACCGCGAGGTGGCCCAGATCCTCATCCGGGAG GGCCGCTGTGATGTGAATGTGCGCAACCGGAAGCTGCAGTCTCCCCTGCATCTGGCCGTGCAGCAGGCCCACGTGGGGCTGGTGCCACTACTGGTGGACGCTGGGTGCAGTGTCAACGCCGAGGACGAGGAGGGGGACACAGCCCTGCACGTGGCGCTGCAGCGTCATCAGCTGCTGCCCCTGGTGGCTGATGGGGCCGGGGGGGACCCAGGGCCCTTGCAGCTGCTGTCCAGG CTACAGGCCTCAGGCCTCCCCGGCAGCGCGGAGCTGACGGTGGGCGCGGCAGTCGCATGCTTCCTGGCGCTGGAGGGCGCCGACGTGAGCTACACCAACCACCGCGGCCGGAGCCCGCTGGACCTGGCCGCCGAGGGCCGCGTGCTCAAGGCCCTTCAGGGCTGCGCCCAGCGATTCCG GGAGCGGCAGGCGGGCGGGGGCGCAGCCCCGGGCCCCAGGCACACGCTCGGGACGCCCAACACCGTGACGAACCTGCACGTGGGCGCCGCGCCGGGGCCCGAGGCCGCTGAGTGCCTGGTGTGCTCCGAGCTGGCGCTGCTGGTGCTGTTCTCGCCCTGCCAGCACCGCACCGTGTGCGAGG AGTGCGCGCGCAGAATGAAGAAGTGCATCAGGTGCCAGGTTGTCGTCAGCAAGAAACTGCGCCCAG ACGGCTCTGAGGTGGCGAgcgccccccccgcccccggcccgccgCGCCAGCTGGTGGAGGAGCTGCAGAGCCGCTACCGGCAGATGGAGGAACGTATCACCTGCCCCATCTGCATCGACAGCCACATCCGCCTCGTGTTCCAGTGCGGCCACGGCGCATGCGCCCCCTGCGGCTCCGCGCTCAGCGCCTGCCCCATCTGCCGCCAGCCCATCCGCGACCGCATCCAGATCTTCGTGTGA
- the MIB2 gene encoding E3 ubiquitin-protein ligase MIB2 isoform X1 gives MDPSAHRSRAAPPNMDPDPQAGVQVGMRVVRGVDWKWGQQDGGEGGVGTVVELGRHGSPSTPDRTVVVQWDQGTRTNYRAGYQGAHDLLLYDNAQIGVRHPNIICDCCKKHGLRGMRWKCRVCLDYDLCTQCYMHNKHELAHAFDRYETAHSRPVTLSPRQGLPRIPLRGIFQGAKVVRGPDWEWGSQDGGEGKPGRVVDIRGWDVETGRSVASVTWADGTTNVYRVGHKGKVDLKCVGEAAGGFYYKDHLPRLGKPAELQRRVSADSQPFQHGDKVKCLLDTDILREMQEGHGGWNPRMAEFIGQTGTVHRITDRGDVRVQFNHETRWTFHPGALTKHHSFWVGDVVRVIGDLDTVKRLQAGHGEWTDDMAPALGRVGKVVKVFGDGNLRVAVAGQRWTFSPSCLVAYRPEEDANLDVAERARENKSSLSVALDKLRAQKSDPEHPGRLVVEVALGNAARALDLLRRRPEQVDTKNQGRTALQMAAYLGQVELVRLLLQARAGVDLPDDEGNTALHYAALGNQPEAARVLLNAGGRADAINSTQSTALHVAVQRGFLEVVRALCERGCDVNLPDVHSDTPLHSAISAGTGASGIVEVLTEVPTIDVTATNSQGFTLLHHASLKGHALAVRKILTRARQLVDAKKEDGFTALHLAALNNHREVAQILIREGRCDVNVRNRKLQSPLHLAVQQAHVGLVPLLVDAGCSVNAEDEEGDTALHVALQRHQLLPLVADGAGGDPGPLQLLSRLQASGLPGSAELTVGAAVACFLALEGADVSYTNHRGRSPLDLAAEGRVLKALQGCAQRFRERQAGGGAAPGPRHTLGTPNTVTNLHVGAAPGPEAAECLVCSELALLVLFSPCQHRTVCEECARRMKKCIRCQVVVSKKLRPDGSEVASAPPAPGPPRQLVEELQSRYRQMEERITCPICIDSHIRLVFQCGHGACAPCGSALSACPICRQPIRDRIQIFV, from the exons ATGGACCCCTCTGCCCACAGGTCCCGAGCAGCCCCGCCCAACATGGACCCAGACCCCCAGGCGGGCGTGCAGGTGGGCATGCGGGTGGTGCGCGGCGTGGACTGGAAGTGGGGCCAGCAGGACGGCGGCGAGGGCGGCGTGGGCACGGTGGTGGAGCTTGGCCGCCACGGCAGCCCCTCGACACCCGACCGCACAGTGGTCGTGCAGTGGGACCAGGGCACGCGCACCAACTACCGCGCCGGCTACCAGGGCGCACACGACCTGCTGCTCTACGACAACGCCCAGATCG gCGTCCGGCACCCCAACATCATCTGTGACTGCTGCAAGAAGCACGGGCTACGGGGGATGCGCTGGAAGTGCCGCGTGTGCCTGGACTACGACCTCTGCACGCAGTGCTACATGCACAACAAGCACGAACTCGCCCACGCCTTCGACCGCTACGAGACCGCTCACTCGCGCCC TGTCACACTGAGTCCCCGCCAGGGCCTCCCGAGGATCCCACTAAGGGGCATCTTCCAGGGAGCGAAGGTGGTGCGAGGCCCCGACTGGGAGTGGGGCTCACAGGATG gaggggaagggaaaccAGGCCGTGTGGTGGACATCCGTGGCTGGGATGTGGAGACAGGCCGGAGTGTGGCCAGCGTGACGTGGGCTGATGGTACCACCAACGTGTACCGTGTGGGCCACAAGGGCAAGGTGGACCTCAAGTGTGTGGGCGAGGCAGCGGGCGGCTTCTACTACAAGGACCACCTCCCAAGGCTTG GCAAGCCGGCCGAGCTGCAGCGCAGGGTGAGTGCTGACAGCCAGCCCTTCCAGCACGGGGACAAGGTCAAATGTCTGCTGGACACTGACATCCTGCGGGAGATGCAGGAAGGCCATGGCGGCTGGAACCCCAGGATGGCGGAG TTTATCGGACAGACGGGCACCGTGCATCGCATCACGGACCGAGGGGACGTGCGCGTGCAGTTCAACCACGAGACGCGCTGGACCTTCCACCCCGGGGCGCTCACCAAG CACCACTCCTTCTGGGTGGGCGACGTGGTCCGGGTCATCGGCGACCTTGACACAGTGAAGCggctgcaggctgggcacggcgAGTGGACAGACGACATGGCCCCT GCCCTGGGCCGCGTCGGAAAAGTGGTGAAAGTGTTTGGAGACGGGAACCTGCGTGTAGCAGTCGCTGGTCAGCGGTGGACCTTCAGCCCCTCCTGCCTGGTGGCCTACAGGCCCGAGGAGGATGCCAACCTGGATGTGGCTGAGCGCGCCCGGGAGAACAAAA GCTCACTGAGTGTGGCCCTGGACAAGCTTCGGGCCCAGAAGAGTGACCCAGAGCACCCGGGAAGGCTGGTGGTGGAGGTGGCGCTGGGTAACGCAGCCCGGGCTCTGGACCTGCTGCGGAGGCGCCCAGAGCAG GTGGACACCAAGAACCAAGGCCGGACCGCTCTGCAAATGGCTGCCTACTTGGGCCAGGTGGAGTTGGTACGGCTGCTGCTACAAGCCAGGGCAGGTGTGGACCTGCCAGACGACGAGGGCAACACGGCGCTGCACTACGCAGCCCTGGG GAACCAGCCCGAGGCCGCCAGGGTGCTCCTGAATGCTGGGGGCCGGGCGGACGCCATCAACAGCACCCAGAGCACAGCACTGCACGTGGCTGTGCAGaggggcttcctggaggtggtgCGGGCCCTGTGTGAGCGTGGCTGTGACGTCAACCTGCCC GACGTCCACTCGGACACGCCCCTGCACTCCGCCATCTCAGCGGGTACTGGAGCCAGCGGCATCGTCGAGGTCCTCACGGAGGTGCCAACCATCGATGTCACCGCCACCAACAGCCAGGGTTTCACCCTGCTGCACCATGCCTCCCTCAAGGGCCACGCGCT AGCTGTGAGAAAGATTCTGACTCGGGCGCGGCAGCTGGTGGACGCCAAGAAGGAGGACGGCTTCACGGCGCTGCACCTGGCCGCCCTCAACAACCACCGCGAGGTGGCCCAGATCCTCATCCGGGAG GGCCGCTGTGATGTGAATGTGCGCAACCGGAAGCTGCAGTCTCCCCTGCATCTGGCCGTGCAGCAGGCCCACGTGGGGCTGGTGCCACTACTGGTGGACGCTGGGTGCAGTGTCAACGCCGAGGACGAGGAGGGGGACACAGCCCTGCACGTGGCGCTGCAGCGTCATCAGCTGCTGCCCCTGGTGGCTGATGGGGCCGGGGGGGACCCAGGGCCCTTGCAGCTGCTGTCCAGG CTACAGGCCTCAGGCCTCCCCGGCAGCGCGGAGCTGACGGTGGGCGCGGCAGTCGCATGCTTCCTGGCGCTGGAGGGCGCCGACGTGAGCTACACCAACCACCGCGGCCGGAGCCCGCTGGACCTGGCCGCCGAGGGCCGCGTGCTCAAGGCCCTTCAGGGCTGCGCCCAGCGATTCCG GGAGCGGCAGGCGGGCGGGGGCGCAGCCCCGGGCCCCAGGCACACGCTCGGGACGCCCAACACCGTGACGAACCTGCACGTGGGCGCCGCGCCGGGGCCCGAGGCCGCTGAGTGCCTGGTGTGCTCCGAGCTGGCGCTGCTGGTGCTGTTCTCGCCCTGCCAGCACCGCACCGTGTGCGAGG AGTGCGCGCGCAGAATGAAGAAGTGCATCAGGTGCCAGGTTGTCGTCAGCAAGAAACTGCGCCCAG ACGGCTCTGAGGTGGCGAgcgccccccccgcccccggcccgccgCGCCAGCTGGTGGAGGAGCTGCAGAGCCGCTACCGGCAGATGGAGGAACGTATCACCTGCCCCATCTGCATCGACAGCCACATCCGCCTCGTGTTCCAGTGCGGCCACGGCGCATGCGCCCCCTGCGGCTCCGCGCTCAGCGCCTGCCCCATCTGCCGCCAGCCCATCCGCGACCGCATCCAGATCTTCGTGTGA
- the MIB2 gene encoding E3 ubiquitin-protein ligase MIB2 isoform X2: protein MDPSAHRSRAAPPNMDPDPQAGVQVGMRVVRGVDWKWGQQDGGEGGVGTVVELGRHGSPSTPDRTVVVQWDQGTRTNYRAGYQGAHDLLLYDNAQIGVRHPNIICDCCKKHGLRGMRWKCRVCLDYDLCTQCYMHNKHELAHAFDRYETAHSRPVTLSPRQGLPRIPLRGIFQGAKVVRGPDWEWGSQDGGEGKPGRVVDIRGWDVETGRSVASVTWADGTTNVYRVGHKGKVDLKCVGEAAGGFYYKDHLPRLGKPAELQRRVSADSQPFQHGDKVKCLLDTDILREMQEGHGGWNPRMAETGTVHRITDRGDVRVQFNHETRWTFHPGALTKHHSFWVGDVVRVIGDLDTVKRLQAGHGEWTDDMAPALGRVGKVVKVFGDGNLRVAVAGQRWTFSPSCLVAYRPEEDANLDVAERARENKSSLSVALDKLRAQKSDPEHPGRLVVEVALGNAARALDLLRRRPEQVDTKNQGRTALQMAAYLGQVELVRLLLQARAGVDLPDDEGNTALHYAALGNQPEAARVLLNAGGRADAINSTQSTALHVAVQRGFLEVVRALCERGCDVNLPDVHSDTPLHSAISAGTGASGIVEVLTEVPTIDVTATNSQGFTLLHHASLKGHALAVRKILTRARQLVDAKKEDGFTALHLAALNNHREVAQILIREGRCDVNVRNRKLQSPLHLAVQQAHVGLVPLLVDAGCSVNAEDEEGDTALHVALQRHQLLPLVADGAGGDPGPLQLLSRLQASGLPGSAELTVGAAVACFLALEGADVSYTNHRGRSPLDLAAEGRVLKALQGCAQRFRERQAGGGAAPGPRHTLGTPNTVTNLHVGAAPGPEAAECLVCSELALLVLFSPCQHRTVCEECARRMKKCIRCQVVVSKKLRPDGSEVASAPPAPGPPRQLVEELQSRYRQMEERITCPICIDSHIRLVFQCGHGACAPCGSALSACPICRQPIRDRIQIFV from the exons ATGGACCCCTCTGCCCACAGGTCCCGAGCAGCCCCGCCCAACATGGACCCAGACCCCCAGGCGGGCGTGCAGGTGGGCATGCGGGTGGTGCGCGGCGTGGACTGGAAGTGGGGCCAGCAGGACGGCGGCGAGGGCGGCGTGGGCACGGTGGTGGAGCTTGGCCGCCACGGCAGCCCCTCGACACCCGACCGCACAGTGGTCGTGCAGTGGGACCAGGGCACGCGCACCAACTACCGCGCCGGCTACCAGGGCGCACACGACCTGCTGCTCTACGACAACGCCCAGATCG gCGTCCGGCACCCCAACATCATCTGTGACTGCTGCAAGAAGCACGGGCTACGGGGGATGCGCTGGAAGTGCCGCGTGTGCCTGGACTACGACCTCTGCACGCAGTGCTACATGCACAACAAGCACGAACTCGCCCACGCCTTCGACCGCTACGAGACCGCTCACTCGCGCCC TGTCACACTGAGTCCCCGCCAGGGCCTCCCGAGGATCCCACTAAGGGGCATCTTCCAGGGAGCGAAGGTGGTGCGAGGCCCCGACTGGGAGTGGGGCTCACAGGATG gaggggaagggaaaccAGGCCGTGTGGTGGACATCCGTGGCTGGGATGTGGAGACAGGCCGGAGTGTGGCCAGCGTGACGTGGGCTGATGGTACCACCAACGTGTACCGTGTGGGCCACAAGGGCAAGGTGGACCTCAAGTGTGTGGGCGAGGCAGCGGGCGGCTTCTACTACAAGGACCACCTCCCAAGGCTTG GCAAGCCGGCCGAGCTGCAGCGCAGGGTGAGTGCTGACAGCCAGCCCTTCCAGCACGGGGACAAGGTCAAATGTCTGCTGGACACTGACATCCTGCGGGAGATGCAGGAAGGCCATGGCGGCTGGAACCCCAGGATGGCGGAG ACGGGCACCGTGCATCGCATCACGGACCGAGGGGACGTGCGCGTGCAGTTCAACCACGAGACGCGCTGGACCTTCCACCCCGGGGCGCTCACCAAG CACCACTCCTTCTGGGTGGGCGACGTGGTCCGGGTCATCGGCGACCTTGACACAGTGAAGCggctgcaggctgggcacggcgAGTGGACAGACGACATGGCCCCT GCCCTGGGCCGCGTCGGAAAAGTGGTGAAAGTGTTTGGAGACGGGAACCTGCGTGTAGCAGTCGCTGGTCAGCGGTGGACCTTCAGCCCCTCCTGCCTGGTGGCCTACAGGCCCGAGGAGGATGCCAACCTGGATGTGGCTGAGCGCGCCCGGGAGAACAAAA GCTCACTGAGTGTGGCCCTGGACAAGCTTCGGGCCCAGAAGAGTGACCCAGAGCACCCGGGAAGGCTGGTGGTGGAGGTGGCGCTGGGTAACGCAGCCCGGGCTCTGGACCTGCTGCGGAGGCGCCCAGAGCAG GTGGACACCAAGAACCAAGGCCGGACCGCTCTGCAAATGGCTGCCTACTTGGGCCAGGTGGAGTTGGTACGGCTGCTGCTACAAGCCAGGGCAGGTGTGGACCTGCCAGACGACGAGGGCAACACGGCGCTGCACTACGCAGCCCTGGG GAACCAGCCCGAGGCCGCCAGGGTGCTCCTGAATGCTGGGGGCCGGGCGGACGCCATCAACAGCACCCAGAGCACAGCACTGCACGTGGCTGTGCAGaggggcttcctggaggtggtgCGGGCCCTGTGTGAGCGTGGCTGTGACGTCAACCTGCCC GACGTCCACTCGGACACGCCCCTGCACTCCGCCATCTCAGCGGGTACTGGAGCCAGCGGCATCGTCGAGGTCCTCACGGAGGTGCCAACCATCGATGTCACCGCCACCAACAGCCAGGGTTTCACCCTGCTGCACCATGCCTCCCTCAAGGGCCACGCGCT AGCTGTGAGAAAGATTCTGACTCGGGCGCGGCAGCTGGTGGACGCCAAGAAGGAGGACGGCTTCACGGCGCTGCACCTGGCCGCCCTCAACAACCACCGCGAGGTGGCCCAGATCCTCATCCGGGAG GGCCGCTGTGATGTGAATGTGCGCAACCGGAAGCTGCAGTCTCCCCTGCATCTGGCCGTGCAGCAGGCCCACGTGGGGCTGGTGCCACTACTGGTGGACGCTGGGTGCAGTGTCAACGCCGAGGACGAGGAGGGGGACACAGCCCTGCACGTGGCGCTGCAGCGTCATCAGCTGCTGCCCCTGGTGGCTGATGGGGCCGGGGGGGACCCAGGGCCCTTGCAGCTGCTGTCCAGG CTACAGGCCTCAGGCCTCCCCGGCAGCGCGGAGCTGACGGTGGGCGCGGCAGTCGCATGCTTCCTGGCGCTGGAGGGCGCCGACGTGAGCTACACCAACCACCGCGGCCGGAGCCCGCTGGACCTGGCCGCCGAGGGCCGCGTGCTCAAGGCCCTTCAGGGCTGCGCCCAGCGATTCCG GGAGCGGCAGGCGGGCGGGGGCGCAGCCCCGGGCCCCAGGCACACGCTCGGGACGCCCAACACCGTGACGAACCTGCACGTGGGCGCCGCGCCGGGGCCCGAGGCCGCTGAGTGCCTGGTGTGCTCCGAGCTGGCGCTGCTGGTGCTGTTCTCGCCCTGCCAGCACCGCACCGTGTGCGAGG AGTGCGCGCGCAGAATGAAGAAGTGCATCAGGTGCCAGGTTGTCGTCAGCAAGAAACTGCGCCCAG ACGGCTCTGAGGTGGCGAgcgccccccccgcccccggcccgccgCGCCAGCTGGTGGAGGAGCTGCAGAGCCGCTACCGGCAGATGGAGGAACGTATCACCTGCCCCATCTGCATCGACAGCCACATCCGCCTCGTGTTCCAGTGCGGCCACGGCGCATGCGCCCCCTGCGGCTCCGCGCTCAGCGCCTGCCCCATCTGCCGCCAGCCCATCCGCGACCGCATCCAGATCTTCGTGTGA